A region of the Candidatus Latescibacter sp. genome:
ACCAGCGACCTCTATTGCCTGGATATCATCCGCATGCTGGATAATGACCCCACGGTGAATCTGGCAAAATATGACAATGACGGCATGGATGGGATACCGAACAGCGGCGATGACGATGGTTTCGTGGATTATATTATACTTGTGCCCCGAACACGGCCTTACAATTTTATATTGAAATTAGCTACCGGAGTCATGAACATCAGTTTGAAAGATACCTATTATACCCATAATATAAGCGCCAATGGCTATAACATCAAAGTGGACTCCTTTTCCGGATGTATTGCCACAGCGCTGAACGGGCACCAGGCGTTGGGAACAATTGTAGCCGAGATCTCCCACGCCTATGGGGCGGATGATCTCATGGACAAGGTATATGATACCCCTGAAACCGATTCAGCCGGAGTCGGCTACTGGTGCGTTTTGGGCCATGGAGCGCTGGGATGGGGAGGCCTTGGTGTACCGGTCGGCCCCTGCGCTTATAACCGCATGCTCATGAACTGCATCGGCATCCACAATTCCAACCTGGTGGATTTGTACGGTGTCATTGAAGGGGTTAAAATAAAAGATGTGAGCGATCCGGGCGGGCAGGTTTTTCGCATGTGGATCAATTCCGATGAATATTTTCTGATTGAATACCGTAAGAATGATGGCAGTTTGTACTATGATAACCAGCTTCCCAAGAGCGGCCTTTTAATCTGGCATATCCAGGAGCGGGAGAGCAATTCCACAGAAGAGATAAAAGTTTGCGATCTTGAATGCGCCGATGGTCTCTATGCGGATTCAGGGTACCCGATGGGGAAATTACCTGATCCCATAAAAGGAAAAGATAATCTGGATTATTGGGCGCATGATTTACAATATAGTGCCTACCACGGCGGGAATCTGGGAGATTCCACCGATGTTTTCGACGGAGTGAAATACACAGCTTTCGGTTTAAACACAAATCCCAATTCTTATACAAATCGCGATAAGAGAAAGACCGGTATTGAAATATTTAATATCCGCAAAAGCGGAAATGAAATGATGTTCGACTGTTTTGTATCCTCAATTCCCGGGGTGCTGCCGCCTAAAGCTCCGCTCATCGGCCTGGGCTTTCAGCGCTCTACCGGTATCAACGCTAATCCATATATCCGCTATGAAAAAACCATTTACCTTATGAATTTCGGACTCAGTTACCTTCCGGAAGTTATGGTCACGATTACCAACGATTCCCTGACAGTCCGGGATATCCAGTCTTTATCCAAGTATGAAACAATGAAAATCATCCAGGATACCATGCTCCCGGATGAAGTGAATGTACGCGGTACCAGCATCACTCGTGAAAACATCTCTTTCAATGAATTCGAGAATGTTTCGAAAGCCTTCGGGATGAGTCTTAAGGATATAGGTCGGGGGAACATTCCGCACTGGATACAAAAGGTGAATATGACGGTAGATGGAAGAGTCAGTCCCTTTATCATCACCCTCCAACAGAATTTCCCCAATCCGTTTAACAGTACAACGATCATACCTTTCATACTCTCCACCGGGGGTAGGGTAACCCTGGAAATATTCAATATCCTCGGACAGAAAATAGTTGAAATGGATGGGGGTTTCCAGGAAGCGGGATCTCATACCATACAATTCAAGGCGGACAAGCTGCCGACCGGTCTTTATTTCTATCGGCTCCGTGGAACCGCTTTGTCGCTTACTAAAAAATTTATGATAATCAGGTGAAACGCGATGAAAATAAAGCTGTCCCCGGTACTATCCGGGATACCGATTCTATTTATCATTTTTTCCGGCTGCGGGAAAAAAACAGTGGGAAACGATGAAATACAGCAGGGTTCTTCCGGCATTACCGTAACCGTGCAGCATGATTCCGGACGTCTTTTGCCCGGATTCGAAATATCGACTCAACCTGCTACCATGCGTATCTTCAGCGATTCAACAGGATATGCCGCTCTTGTCAACATACCGAAAGGCACTTATGAGGTATCGGTTAAAAAAGCCGACTTCCCGGTTTTTTCCAAAGCAGCTACAGTAGATATAGGAGAAATCCAAAAAATACTCTTTACCTATATCCCCACGGTAAATGTGTCCATTTATGATGACACCGGCCGTTCCTGCCCAGGCGCCAAAATACTGACCAAACCGCCGACCTTCGAGTTTGTTACCAACCAGAATGGGATTGCCATTTGCAATAACATGCCGCAGACGCCTCTCCAATTCACCATCAAACGGGCAAACTATGCCGATACCATACTGGAGGTACCTTCTTTAAAACCGACAGTTGATCTGGTGGTGGCATCCGCTTCACCAATAATCACTATCATCTCTCCCATCCACGATACTGTAATCCCCAGCCCCAGCAATGTTAAACTTACGGGAGGAGGGTACGATCTGGAAGATGGTGTTCTGCCCGACAGCTCGCTGGCCTGGTTTTCCGACCGGGATGGCAGACTGGGTTCCGGGCAGACGCTTATTGTTCCCTATCTTTCTCCGGGCAGCCATAAAATTACTTTGCAGGGAACCGATTCTGATAAAAAAACAAGCCAAACGACTATTCCGGTAACAGTGAAGGATTTTCAGTTGAATTCTTATTTCCCCATTCCTTCCGGCGAGACCTGGAGTTATCGATACATGATTCCCGAATTTTATATTGCCAACCAGGATAAAAACTCTGAATTCTGGTCACTCCAGAACATAAGCGTTCGAATAGATGGATTTCAAAGAATAACCGAACTCTACTGGGATGTTACTGTTCAACAGGTAGTCACCCATCGCCGTCTCACCTTGACAGACTATCTGGAAGTTGAAAACGGGAATATTTATATTATAAAAACCACCGAGAATACTAAAGAATGGAAAGGCATCATGCCGCCTTACCTTACCATGGATGTTACTACTTCCTATACTCCCCGATACCTTTTCCTTAAAAATACAACGGATGTTCAGGCAGAAAAGCATTACGAATCTACGGTGCAGTCGGAAACGATATGGAGTTACATTTACTATTCTGAAGTATCCGAGAACTACCATGAGATAAATATTCTCACTACTTCTATCCAGGTGGAAGATGAAAAGAGCATACAAACCGATAAAGGCATTTTCAGCGCAGTGAATCTCACCATCACACAAAAAAATGCGGTAAAAAAATGGTCATTGACCAAGGGCATCGGCCTGGTACGCACCGAGGACAACGCCTTCAATCCCAGCGCTGTAGCAGTGCTCCGTGATGCCAGCATTTACCGGTTTTACACTCTTCCTGCCCAGAAGACGGTTATCGAGCCGGCGCTCAACCCCATCCCCCCTCAACATCTGAATTTCGAGATAGACCGAACCAGCTTTGAAAGCATGAGAGCTTTCGAGAAATTCCTTGTCGGGTTTTGCCCCCGGTAAAGAAGAAAAAAAACCACATGAGCCATGCAATCTCAGGGACAGCATGGCTCATGTGGGATTAATGTTACTTTATACCAATATAATGATCTTATTCTTCCCGATATGACAGAATCTCGCGCTCTCGTTCCAAATCATCGATTAAAGCCTGAAGTTTCGCATCTATAGCGACGATGAATGCCTGAAGTTCCTCTTCAGTTCCCAATTCGTTTGCCAGAGCCTCTATTTCACCGTTACGCTGATCGAGCACCTCTCTCAATTCATCCCGCAAATCATCGTACATGTTACATCACCTCCCTTTCTCATATTCAAAGTTAATATTAGACGTATAAAGAAGTCATATTGTTGCAAATATTTTTGGATATTTTTCTGTTAGTAAAGCATTTTTTCTCATCAGAAATGTCGAATAATAAAATCAGCTTATTATACGGTGTGGGTATCCGATGTGACCGCAGTTTTGAAAGCTTAGAAAGAAAAAAATGTATTGCAATACAACCCCGGAATTCATATATTTATTTCAGTTTATATGTGCGCCCTTGGCCTAATGGATTAAGGCATCTGACTACGGATCAGAGGATTGGGGGTTCGACTCCCTCAGGGCGCACCATGAAAGATTTAAAAACAGCCGCGTGTGAGAAACAGGCGGCTTTTTTTTACAACAGAAAAGATTTTCCAGGAAAATGGTACACTTATAATGCAACTACCCCCGATCCCTCGATGGGGAAGCATTTTTCCACAGAGTGAGGCAAATTGTATTTCCGGTAAAAGGCATCGATCATGATTTTCCGGAATGACTCAGCGGATTCCTCCTTTACCAGGGCCATGATGCATCCGCCCAATCCTGCACCCGACAGCTGCGCTCCGATAACTCCCGGTATGGAGAGCGCCGTATCCACCATCTCATCGATAAGCGGCGTGGAACAGCCATACCCTCCCGGCTGCAGGTGCAATTCAGCCGTCGGATCGCATGCAGCCAACCGGTTTTTGAGCGAGGCTATATACTCATCAGGACAGGAATTGTCGTAGTTTACACGTTCCAATCCGTTCATCCGGCTCACCCGGTCGCCATCATGAGAGAAATTCATGAGACGACCTGTTCCTTCCATGTTGCCCGCCTGCAGGAGTTCCGGAATCAATCGCGCCCGCCGGATTTCGGCAAGTCCGAAGAGCGCCACCCGGCGCACCTCATAACCCCCCTCCGGCTCATGGTGAGAAGTAAACACCTTTTCCAAACGTTCTCGATCCTCGCCCTGGATAGCCGTCATGAGATCGGAACGGGTGATACGCTCAGGAAGGTCAATGAGAATGTCATAAATTTCATGCGGCTTTAGTCCAAGATGCTCCGAATTGATGTCCCGAAAGTGTACAATTCTTTCTTGAAACAGGGGGTAACGGGATTTCACAAGAGCCTGAGCGGCTTCGTAGGCGGCCACTTTCTCATTGTATATCTGCATGGCGTTTTCGGGTTTTCTTGGCGACTGGTGAGACTGGAGAATGAAGAGCGCATACCCCTCCGGGAACGGCGCTACACTCTCAATGCGGACGGGGTGGAATCCCATATGAATAATACTCCCTTTCTCCGCAAATTTAAGGGCTGTGTGATCCCCGCTCCCGCCGCGAGTGCCGAGAAACCATTCCCCCTCACCGCAGAGGTCCACAAAGTCGCTCGGTGCGATGGCAAGTCCGTTGATGAAAGTGAGCGCTTCCGCCGCGGTTACCACAACCGCTGAAGATGAGCTCAATCCCGCAGCGAGAGGAATATTACCGGAGAGCACACCGTTAAAGCCAAAGAGGAGCCGCCCTTTGAATTTTTCCTGGAGGCGGAGCGCCGCCGCACGAAAGTAGTTTGACCAGTCCCCGCTGCTTGACCGGATCATTTCCAGCACTTTCTCCGAGTTGATCATGTTCAGCCACTCGTCCCAGGGGAGACGTGAGAGTTCAGAGCCGATGGAAAAATTCCGAGGCCGGAAGTTCCGGGAATCTACGTTGTGGATTTCGATAACATCGTCGTTTCTAACCCCGGCCGCGAGTACTACCTCGCAATTGATGGCCATGTAATTCGTGTATCCACCTCTGTGATCCACATGCCGGCCCATCAGGTTGATCCGCCCAGGACTCCGTGAGATGATAACCGGATGGTGAGCGCCATATACCCGGATGAACTTCCGCAGGGTCTTCAGATAGACCTCTCGCCGCTCCCTGTGCAGGTCGGTATTGACTCCATAGATCTTCCCGAAGACTGCCCGCACTTCCGGGCCGAACTCCTCAAGGATGCGAACCCACTCGGTCACCGGACGGAGCGCCCGTTTACGGAGCTCCTCATCGATACGTGCATAGGCCTGCTCCCGAAAAGTGAGGTTCGCTTCCTTGGTGTTGTAATACTCCTCGATATGGAGGAGTTCCTCAGGGTTGTTGAATGACAATACCTCATTCTTGTCCCGCACCGGTACAGGGATGATTTTCCAGTGTCGTTCGGAGTCGCGGGCAAGGAGGCGGATTACATCAGTCAGATATTCCTCCTTTTGGGCGTTATCCGTTCCCAGAGAGAATATCCGGCGATAGAACGCCTCTGAGGTGAAAAGGTAAACTGCCTGGTTTATCGTGTTGCACATCCGCTCCAGTTCCTCACCGCTCATTTCTATCTGCCTGCCGTTCGCTTCATAAACATATTTTCGACTCGTTTTAGGGATGAGCGCATCGAGTTCACTGCGGTCGAGATCTTCCCCGGAATCGAGGCGCTCCATGAGCTCCGGGAACATCGGCCTCGCTTTTGAATCAGAAGGCAGCACTGCGAGGATTTCTTCAAGGAGCCGGCAGGCAGGTATCCGTTCCATCTCCCCGGCGAGATTAAGGAAGCGTTCAGAGAGGAGTATCTTCTGCACATCGCGCTTCTCCACGATGTCAACCGGCCTTCCCATGCGGTCATACACCATTCTCCCCCCATCAGGCCAGAACCGCTTGTCCGCCACCATGACCGCTACATCTGCCCCGCTCTCCCGGAAAATGTGCAGCATACGCTCGGTCGCAGTTTCCTCCAATACCTTGTCCCCCAATACAACGAGCACGTTTCCTTTGTAACCCTGAGACTGGAGCAGGTATGCGGCTTGTTTGGCAGCGTTTCCGGTGCCGTTCTCGTTAATCTGGTATACGAAGGCCGCATTGTCCCGTATTTCCGCAATCTCACGGACTATCTGCAGTCCCTTTTCACCAACTACTACGACGTGCTCATGCACTCCCGCAGTCTCAAGCTGGTCTAAAAGGCGGTTGACTGCAGGCCGTCCTGCAATGGGGAAGCAAACCTTGTGAAGTTCTTTCGAGCGCATCCGTGAACCTTTCCCTCCGCAGAGGATAACCGAAACCATCCCCTGCGCGGCCTCCAGATTCACCTCTCGTTTCGGGAAGAGCGCGACGGCGGCAAGCCCCTCCAAAAGCGCCCGGGTATCAGGATTGTCGTCCTCGCCATCGGCTGTGGCTGCTTCCATGCCATCGAGATCGAGGAAAAGATTCCCCCTATCCAGACAACAGCAGAGCGCGGCATATAGTTCCGGAGCGAAACAATAGAGGTAGTTTATCAGGTTCGCGTTGTTACTCCCGGAAAGCACTAACAGAACCCTTTCACCGCTTTCAGGAGAATACTCATATACCTGAGTATGAGAGCAGGAATTGGAGGAAGTATCCGCTCCCTTTTTTGCCCTGCAGGAAAATGACGCAAGCAGGGAAAGGCGC
Encoded here:
- a CDS encoding NTP transferase domain-containing protein; this encodes MEKIGRLSLLASFSCRAKKGADTSSNSCSHTQVYEYSPESGERVLLVLSGSNNANLINYLYCFAPELYAALCCCLDRGNLFLDLDGMEAATADGEDDNPDTRALLEGLAAVALFPKREVNLEAAQGMVSVILCGGKGSRMRSKELHKVCFPIAGRPAVNRLLDQLETAGVHEHVVVVGEKGLQIVREIAEIRDNAAFVYQINENGTGNAAKQAAYLLQSQGYKGNVLVVLGDKVLEETATERMLHIFRESGADVAVMVADKRFWPDGGRMVYDRMGRPVDIVEKRDVQKILLSERFLNLAGEMERIPACRLLEEILAVLPSDSKARPMFPELMERLDSGEDLDRSELDALIPKTSRKYVYEANGRQIEMSGEELERMCNTINQAVYLFTSEAFYRRIFSLGTDNAQKEEYLTDVIRLLARDSERHWKIIPVPVRDKNEVLSFNNPEELLHIEEYYNTKEANLTFREQAYARIDEELRKRALRPVTEWVRILEEFGPEVRAVFGKIYGVNTDLHRERREVYLKTLRKFIRVYGAHHPVIISRSPGRINLMGRHVDHRGGYTNYMAINCEVVLAAGVRNDDVIEIHNVDSRNFRPRNFSIGSELSRLPWDEWLNMINSEKVLEMIRSSSGDWSNYFRAAALRLQEKFKGRLLFGFNGVLSGNIPLAAGLSSSSAVVVTAAEALTFINGLAIAPSDFVDLCGEGEWFLGTRGGSGDHTALKFAEKGSIIHMGFHPVRIESVAPFPEGYALFILQSHQSPRKPENAMQIYNEKVAAYEAAQALVKSRYPLFQERIVHFRDINSEHLGLKPHEIYDILIDLPERITRSDLMTAIQGEDRERLEKVFTSHHEPEGGYEVRRVALFGLAEIRRARLIPELLQAGNMEGTGRLMNFSHDGDRVSRMNGLERVNYDNSCPDEYIASLKNRLAACDPTAELHLQPGGYGCSTPLIDEMVDTALSIPGVIGAQLSGAGLGGCIMALVKEESAESFRKIMIDAFYRKYNLPHSVEKCFPIEGSGVVAL
- a CDS encoding T9SS type A sorting domain-containing protein, with amino-acid sequence MRSFFFSIGASILLVMAAVSPLTGDYAVKPDNEILPIGPIHKTAASAYAWPRNINPLHALVVFTKFKGETPGDTLAPPWAKDLFNGQMGSVNDYFKQVSFGQYKVIGEYLPKMYEMPQDTTYYRTSDLYCLDIIRMLDNDPTVNLAKYDNDGMDGIPNSGDDDGFVDYIILVPRTRPYNFILKLATGVMNISLKDTYYTHNISANGYNIKVDSFSGCIATALNGHQALGTIVAEISHAYGADDLMDKVYDTPETDSAGVGYWCVLGHGALGWGGLGVPVGPCAYNRMLMNCIGIHNSNLVDLYGVIEGVKIKDVSDPGGQVFRMWINSDEYFLIEYRKNDGSLYYDNQLPKSGLLIWHIQERESNSTEEIKVCDLECADGLYADSGYPMGKLPDPIKGKDNLDYWAHDLQYSAYHGGNLGDSTDVFDGVKYTAFGLNTNPNSYTNRDKRKTGIEIFNIRKSGNEMMFDCFVSSIPGVLPPKAPLIGLGFQRSTGINANPYIRYEKTIYLMNFGLSYLPEVMVTITNDSLTVRDIQSLSKYETMKIIQDTMLPDEVNVRGTSITRENISFNEFENVSKAFGMSLKDIGRGNIPHWIQKVNMTVDGRVSPFIITLQQNFPNPFNSTTIIPFILSTGGRVTLEIFNILGQKIVEMDGGFQEAGSHTIQFKADKLPTGLYFYRLRGTALSLTKKFMIIR
- a CDS encoding carboxypeptidase-like regulatory domain-containing protein produces the protein MKIKLSPVLSGIPILFIIFSGCGKKTVGNDEIQQGSSGITVTVQHDSGRLLPGFEISTQPATMRIFSDSTGYAALVNIPKGTYEVSVKKADFPVFSKAATVDIGEIQKILFTYIPTVNVSIYDDTGRSCPGAKILTKPPTFEFVTNQNGIAICNNMPQTPLQFTIKRANYADTILEVPSLKPTVDLVVASASPIITIISPIHDTVIPSPSNVKLTGGGYDLEDGVLPDSSLAWFSDRDGRLGSGQTLIVPYLSPGSHKITLQGTDSDKKTSQTTIPVTVKDFQLNSYFPIPSGETWSYRYMIPEFYIANQDKNSEFWSLQNISVRIDGFQRITELYWDVTVQQVVTHRRLTLTDYLEVENGNIYIIKTTENTKEWKGIMPPYLTMDVTTSYTPRYLFLKNTTDVQAEKHYESTVQSETIWSYIYYSEVSENYHEINILTTSIQVEDEKSIQTDKGIFSAVNLTITQKNAVKKWSLTKGIGLVRTEDNAFNPSAVAVLRDASIYRFYTLPAQKTVIEPALNPIPPQHLNFEIDRTSFESMRAFEKFLVGFCPR